A stretch of DNA from Anopheles ziemanni chromosome 3, idAnoZiCoDA_A2_x.2, whole genome shotgun sequence:
ATTTTATATATATTCCCATACTaaggtttctttttgttataACGAAACGGCATTAATATGCAAGAATAACTTTTATCTCAACCGCATTCGTAAtgcaaaatatatttcatatCACAATTTCGACACTACACCAACAGAGTTTCGCTTCAATGCTTTCTTTTGCATCCATAGTTCATTCTCAAGCACCGGTGGCACCGGGACGGACATCATCGAGACGTCGGTGAATAAAATATTCGTAATTATAAACGTGTAGCAAACGTAAGTAAAAATAATCTTGTTGAGTATGGGAGAGTACTAGGGGGGAAAAATGAGGGCACCGGTTCTTTTGGATACTCTGTGGCTCCAATATGAGTAAAACTTAGCGCTGTTTGATGATTCTCTCAGTTAGTTATGTTTTGCCTATCCTTTGTTTGGTATCTCGAGAAATGATGTAAAGCTTTCAGTTGATTAGTTTCAGAAACCTTAAATAGTACAAACGAAATCAAGGCATTCCTGGTTAAATAGAtccgtgtttttgtttggttttggttcgaaaagataaataaaactagcGAAATTTATACATTCGGCCTTATTTATCTCTTTTCATCGAAATTAACATTGACCATACTGATCAGTTAAACGATCGACATAAAATTGACGGCTGAAGAAAGGAATGCTTGAGTTTTATTTGCGTGTGTTTCATTTCATGGACATATAGAAAGTAACAGCGATGTGATTTTAGTTAATAGAAGCGTTGTTGTCTTATGTTTCACAGTATCTTGTAGTATTATTATGTTAATGGTTCTCGATATGTACGATGAGTTGATTTAATGATATACGCTTGCATCCTCTCAAGAGACTACAGCTAAACACGTCTGTAGCACCATAAAGAGcttaagaagaaaacaaaataaaaataaataaaccgagCATGTGCATCCAATTCGAACGGGTCGTTCCCGTCGATGACGAATTGGGAACACACGTTTTAGGTTCATGCAAGATGTTGATTTAAGCTTCTCCTTTTTTGCGGTTCAATACTTAGCGTTATCCTCGAGTTGCCTATAGTAGCGTGTGTTCGACATAAGAGCAACCGGTTGTTCACTTTTTCAATTATCACCACACCAGAGTTTCGCGCAATATGACACGTCCAGCCAAAACAGCAACGTGCTTACGTAGAGCAACACATTTCTACGGCGTGTCGCTGGCTCCAATGTCTCGAATCGATAGTTTCACTGCCGGAATCGCTTGCGACCGGAAGGGACAGTGTCGCGAACACGCAGCGGCGGTGGCATTGGCAACGGCTTATCACACTTTCCACGCAGACGGCGACGGCGAGCAGCACCGACGTCATGTTTGAATTCCGTTCATGAGTGGGACATCATGAAGACGATAACAAGGACGGGGATGACCGACCGCCCCTTAAAAGCCATATCCAATCGTCCGTTGATAAAGAGCATTGTGATGCTTGACGCTTGAAAAGAGTGGCCGTTTTTAGATCAACTCTTTTCGCagtgattttttgaaaatatacgAATTCCATCAACTGCTTGATTGGGGAGCTTGGGTTCTACTAAAAAATGAGTTCAATTTGTAGTTCTTAAAGAATTTGTATATGAATGTGTGCTTTACCAaaccattttcgaagcactagCAGAAATCGGAGCGTTTGTTAACAATCATACCACGTATGATTAGAACTTCAAAAAATACTGTATTTAGTACCGCCATTAACACTACTCCACCCCGCCACATGACGAACGCATTTGACAAAAGGTGAGAATAATAGTAATGTATCGAACACGAGAGCATCTGGGACAACAAGCACTCAATTGGATGGAATTGTTAAGGTAGTTAGCACGCCATCAATACCGTCTAGCTGGCAAAAATATATGGAAAGGCCGTATAAAAATAGCACGAAGTAAATCCCTCAGCACCACACCAGACACAGTTGTGGTGAAAATAATCCTTTATCTTGTTGTTCGAAGCGTTTCGATGTTCGAAGAATACATTTACGACGACTTATAACTGATCGGATGCACAATTAGGAATTGTTTGTACCTTGCATCGCTTCTACCGGAATTGTTGACGACTGGGGCAATATCAATGCACGACGATGGCTTCGTGAATTCCCGACTGCTGCTAATCGTTGCCCTCGGCGCACCAGCATACCGACTAAATCGCCAAGCTTACCTTTCAGCCCGGTACCGAAAGCTTGAAGGTGTCGATGGAGCGTGTGATGTAGACGGCGTCGCACCAGCCGCTGATTGTGATTGTGATGGGTgatgtggtggtggtagttgtTCTTCTGCCGCGAGGAAGAAAAGACCGATGCTTGAGCAGGATCCGGTTGATGCTGGATCAAGCATTCCATCTCCGGTGACATGAAATCGCCCTGGTTTGCGGTGACACCATGTCGATGGTTCAGGGTTGAGTAGAAGTTGttgtcctcgtcgtcgtcgtcgtcactgCTGACGGGTGTTTCCCCGTGAGCACCGTAATCCACTTCCTTCTCTCCTAGATGGTGATGATGTATGGTCTCTTCCACTTCGTTAATCTCGCAGGTAGCTTCCGGCAGTGGCCGATGCTACAACTCAAACAGCTCATCCTGCTGGCGCTCCAGCTTCTGGAGGGAGCTTTGTACGCGCTTACCTTGCGTCATCACGATCAGCTGACTCGTATCGGACGCCGCACTGCCGGAGGAACTCTGCCGcttgtggtgctggtggtggtgatttgCGGTCCCACTACCACCTACTCCGTAAGCCTGTGCCCCGCTGGGTCCACCCGGAAGATGATAGTGGTACTGCTGATACGACGAgatcgacgatgacgacgacgcgTTCGAGTAGGCACGGGGTTTCGAATAGTAACCGCTGCTACTACCGCTCCCACTGGCCGCTCCGGACGCGGACGAGAAGAACAGATTGTCGTCGCTCTGACTGCTCGTCACGAAGTCGCTGTTTCGCTGCACCTCGGCAATGCACTTGCGCGTGCTGGCGATCGAGCTGTCAATTTTACCGAGGAAATCTTCCAGATTTTTGCGACTTTCCTCCTCCGGCGAAACCAGTGGCGAGTCTTCGTGCGACGGATATCCGTTGTCTTCCGAGCTGCTAAGActatggttgttgttgttattgttgttgttgttattgctgGTTCCATGGGAGCTGCCGGCGGCACCACCGGGAATGGCGCTGGTCGCCGCTCGAGCAGCGAGCGTGTTTGGACGAATGATTGCTTCGGGATCTTTCGGGTAGAAAGGGGACTCCTTGGCGACCGGTATCATGAGGAATGGTCGTAGAAAGATGGTGTCCGTCGGGAGTAGCCTGTTAACTCGCCTGATTTGTTCCATCTGGAAGCAAGGGAGGAAAGTGTGTTAGTGTAGAAAACAATCGCAGCGTACGTCATACGTAGGTGAGTAGGCCGTACTCTCTGCGACATGGGACGCGAGATGGAATACTTACACTGCACCCATATTTCAAACTGAGCCCCTGCAGTGTATCGGTTCGCTCGACGTCGTGCCTGATGAGGGCATCGGAGGACTGCAGGGCGGCCGGGCTGCGACTTCCGCCGGATATGCTGCCGTACTTCTTGAGCGACCGGGCCGAGTCCCGTATCGATTGCTTCTcgccaaacatcgtttcatcTTCCATTCCGGCGTCCGAAACCAACTTTACAAACTACGATACGTAAACACAGTTATAAGTTACAGCAACTCATTACCACATAACCACCACGACGTCGTACGAccttccctccctctctctttccaAACTCTGTGTCGCTGCCAACGGGAAAAAGGGTGGGTTCTAGAGATTATCTTATGCCCTGCTTTCGTTCACCACCAGCCATCTAACATTAGCCACACCACGGTACCAGCCAAattcactttttgtttttgccacgACAAATGGTAATTTACGATGTTTCTTCTACGACCTACAATCTCGGTACATTGGTGGTAGATTACGAGCGAGAACGTACGGTACACCTTTGGATCATCTCAACAGAGATTGACCAGTTTCCCCGCgaatcacttttcaatattgcaAACGAAAATAGCACTCGGAGCCCTTTCTCTTCGCACTTTCTATCTGCTGATTATTTAGCTTTTTCTACGTTCGAACGATGACAGCTGGTTCGTGGGGGTAGGAGGGTTGCTGTTCCATCTGTGTTGTGTCAGCTCAGGTACCGAGGGTAGGGGATTCCCGATGTGTCTATCTTATCTAAGTGGTGGATAATACTACGCGGTTAGCTTGGTTGGTGCTACAGGAACACCTCAAAGTCATACCTGCTGCGATCCGCGAAGAAACGGACGCATGTATCTAAACGGAGATCAGACCCGACGGATGAAAGAATCGATTTGCAACAGCGccggaacaaaaacaaaagaacacgTAAACACACCGCGACGGTTTACGCATTGAAAAGTGCCTCGAAAGATAGCAAACGTTATTTTATTGCAGGTAAACATGATTTTCTAAATGCAAGATGAATTGATTCATCATGTCGTTTTGTTACCGCTTTTGTCTGCGATGAAAAGTACCGCAAACATTATCGCTCGGAATAAATTCCATTTCAATTTCGACCCGCGCAGGCATCGGATTTTGGCTTTCGTTTTCGCACGCACACGGCGTTTGATTGATAGATGTTTGTAACGACGGATAATTAAAATACGTAGGCCAAGTGCGATAACTACCGTCATTATCACACGCTCAAAGCAGCGCTTTCCTAACTGATGCAACCGGCGTCACTATCGGTGACCTTGTGATCCGTTTCCATGTATTTTAAATCTGAATCACCAACGAGTGTAGCAAACTGAACTTCTAGCTAAAGGCGAAGATTATGGGATGAATCACGAATGCGTAACTAATTATATGGTTCGTATGGTTGACCTCCTTGCCTAATTCGCAGATCGCCTTTTCAAGAGCAAACAGAAGCAACCAAAagtaaactaaacaaattagTGAACGATAACGCATGATCGTGTCGTGAAGCGATTAGCAGTCGAGATTCCGGGCTGCGCGAATCCGGAATCGCggaaaaagtagaaaacaGCTGATTCATCGCGATCACGAGTGCGAAGGGATGATTTGCTGAAAACGACGACGTTTAGGAGGTGAGGCGAGCAGGTGTGTTTGAGAAAAGCACCGTGGGTAAATCCGCCGTCGCAATGCAGTCCCCCGAAGGGGATGAGCCTTTAGGGGTGGTTGTTTCGGGAAAGTCCAGttcgatggtgatggtggcaaAAGGGAGGTATATGTTGCACATTGCAAGTCGGTCCGACGGTCGATCACCGGTTGACGGACGGTGATCGCGCGTTCCGACACACACCGTCACGGTTGCCAAATAAACACATTTCATAATCGCTCCAaggtgttgctgttgctggctGGCGAAGatcgttgtattttttttttttttgtttgccaaatCTATCCTCCATGCCCCGCGGAGCGTAGAAGATCGTTGACCCGTTGAGCGATGAAGAGGGAATGAAAGGGGGAGCGATAGCGTGATTCATGAAACTCGATCAATTGCGCTTACCTTAACATACGATTTCCAGtttttgtactttttcatCAGATCATTCATCGTTTCGAGACTCATCGTAGGGGGGTCCGCGGGGTGGGAAGGATTATGTTTCCAAATGTGGGATAATCATAGGAAGAAATGCAGGATATCCTCGTCTAGTATCGGAAATCGGGAGTGCGCAGCGCAACGGGTAAGATGGTACTAAATTGTCGGTAATAAATCACGGTTATCCAACAAGCTGCTACACACTACATGCGGTATCATAGATCTGGAAGCTGCAGTGGCATTCGCCTTGACCACCAACAAATTCAACCGACGGCcgaacacatacaaacacaggCTAGAAGTTCCAAATGCAAACAGTTGCAGCAAATTCACAGCACTTTCAAATGCACAGGCAATTCCTGGTAATCCCGCCGCGTTTCATTCCGCTGGGAAGGTATTTTTGCATACAAAGAAGATAACACGCGATGGGCGGCGTGCACCACGGTATCACTGAAATCCTTTGTATCACCCCCACAGCACGTTGTTATCATTCGTATAAATGGCAGTTTTGCTTCCTGTTTGCGACAAAGTAGCCGCCGGTCCCGAGCCAAGCTTGGCTAGCTGTCCGTTTTAGCCACTCCACGAAAGGGGTtttcgatggaaaatgtttgcccCTCCATGCGTCATCCGTTCCCGGTAACAAGGAAATATTGTTGTTGGAAGTTTTCGGTGCAAACAATGCCTGCGCCGCACAGCAACCGACGAAACAACGGGGAGCTTATCAGTGGATGACCTTTCTTGAGAAACGACCTGTCAAAAACTCGTTAACAAAGTAACCCGCCCGGATCGCGCACTCGATTTTTGATCCCGTCGACTGTGCGATCGTCAGTCCTTCAGAAtgtggaaatgaaatgaataatCAGATGACGCAGCTGAGGCACGTACGCGCACGCTTTCCGCGATCAAGCGCCCCTTTTCACTAACGCTTTTCACGTTCGTTATACTTCTACTTGCACCACAAGCAAATCCTCGACATCCctacgctgctgctgctgctcaacAACTGATGAACCGAAGCCGTCTGCGGCTTCGTGTGGTTCTTTGCAAACGCGATCGCGATCACAACCGTTTATACTGTAGAGTCGGGATGCTACTTAGTTTGTCAAGTAGCGTATTATTGAAGTTCCATGTTATCGCACAGCGAAGCAATGATGTTGAGGAATGGCTACAAAGAGGGTTGTTTTTTGCGGTAGATAAAACGAGCAATACATTACAATCCTCCACACAGTAGGTGGTGAAAATTAGATTAAACAATGTCCGAACGGGTACCGTGGTCTTCTAGGTGTGAATAATACTATCACGTCCCTTGTTGTCTGCGTTGATAAGCAGTAGCAACTTCATTCCTTTTTATATACCGCAAAGCAAATAGAATACGAATGTTGTATTTAATAAGAGCTCAGCTAAGGATTGcacatcaatttaaaaacaacatgaATACATTCTACCTAACCCCAGGTATTATTACTGAAAAGCAGCACCATCTTTTTCTATGCACAGTTTATTTGTAAAGCTAATTTGTGACTGAACGACGTTAACACTAAATGCAACACTTTGAAAGACAATTTCACTGATGGTACAGTTTTATTGCAAGTGTGTAAAATGGTTTAGTTTCCGAGTTCTACAATCATAAACATGGTACaagtaattgttttgtttttgcacatTTCTTCAAACGCTCAATCGAGCAtacttaaaaactaaaataaggGAAACAAAATCTTAGAGAGGGTCCATTATTGCGGCCAAGCAGATGATAACCCAGCATGCAGGTAAGATTATCGACCTGGTTCATCCGTTGCGGCGACATCTGAAAGTACACAAAGAAACGAATACCAATATCAGAATCGATTTGCtgtttaacaaacaacaacgtgCACATACTTTTGCCATCACACGCGACGATTTTCACTTTGTCTACTTTGGCAAACTCGTGCACTTCCCGAAACTCCACCTCGTTCAGCATGAGCGTCCATACGTTGTCACAGAAGCGGTAGGTGTTCAGTTTGGCCGCCTTGAATGTGACCCGTGACTTAACTCGGTTGGATAAGGCAGCGTTGATGGATTTATCGAACTGTATCAATACTCGCACTGCCAGTTGTGGTGTGATTTGTCCATACTGGAAAAGCAATTCGAGATGTAGAAACCGATCTTAAGACATGCTTGGTCTACCATATGGTAGAATCTCATTCGGTAGACTTTGTTTAGCGAACCTACCTGAATCAGCTCGTCCAAGCTTTCCTGCAGCGTATTGCCCAGGGTGGTATTACGATACAGTTGGTAAGTCATTTTTGTACAGCCCAGAAAACAATCAGGAAGAACTGAGGCTTAAATAGATGATGAATATCCTCGGCAAGCACAGAGACTGGAAACTGGAAAAAGCGTTTAGaacgaaaacaatgaaaacaacaGAGACTTGTCAAGAGCTCAAGGTGCGTAGCATCATCAGGTGGCATATTTTAGTGCGATTTGACATTTCGTTATTTGACAAAGGTTAAATCCTGAAAGTATGCAAcagtaatttcaaacaaaaaccgttgaACCGGTTGACAACCGGTTTATTTACCCAGTTTCACTTCCGGTCACAATTagagaatttttaatttaatataatGATGTCACTCAAGAGTTCTGAGTTACAGgaattttcagatgatatcataataGCAGCAGCAATATTTCTAAcggcagcacatgatattccaaatGCATTACAGTCtgttcccgagttacgcggtttTTGCGTTCCacagaaatccgcgtatctcgaatttccgcgtatctcgaatattgcttgacacatagtttatattaggagttaagagatcgagctattgtgtacatgtatcatagaatattcaaaaattttctttgtccattaatatgaatgcaatgcaagcgtattcgaactacataaattgcaacaaacgaaattaaaagcgtaagttatgcaaatgtgtaatttacacattttttcgtgtggttgtacatctcaggaatttaaatcgatgtaataaacccaatctactgtcaaattttgaaaaccgcgtatctccgaatccgcgtaagtcgagaaccgcgtaactcgagaacagactgtagttgattttataacccgatcatgtttattataactttgTCGGTTGAAGTCAGAATCatagcagttgatattataaacctggtacagcagctTGAGCGAACGCAACTAGCATGGGTCCCCATCCCTGCATGAGAAGGACGCGATCGATTATGGTACCAATGAATGCTTCCGAGCGATACTGTTGAATACAGAACACGAACGATGCATCGAGCAAAGCTAGAGCTAGGAGTATAGTGAATCAAAACGGAACTTGTCGAACTAATCGATTCTAGCCTGTGCATTCGCGTTATTCTTATGTAGCGATGGAGAGCTATGCTAGTTACGTACCTCGCTTAAAGCTGCTGTACCaggattataatatcaactgctacgattctgacTT
This window harbors:
- the LOC131286236 gene encoding uncharacterized protein DDB_G0283357, with the translated sequence MSLETMNDLMKKYKNWKSYVKFVKLVSDAGMEDETMFGEKQSIRDSARSLKKYGSISGGSRSPAALQSSDALIRHDVERTDTLQGLSLKYGCSMEQIRRVNRLLPTDTIFLRPFLMIPVAKESPFYPKDPEAIIRPNTLAARAATSAIPGGAAGSSHGTSNNNNNNNNNNHSLSSSEDNGYPSHEDSPLVSPEEESRKNLEDFLGKIDSSIASTRKCIAEVQRNSDFVTSSQSDDNLFFSSASGAASGSGSSSGYYSKPRAYSNASSSSSISSYQQYHYHLPGGPSGAQAYGVGGSGTANHHHQHHKRQSSSGSAASDTSQLIVMTQGKRVQSSLQKLERQQDELFEL
- the LOC131287628 gene encoding transcription initiation factor IIA subunit 2: MTYQLYRNTTLGNTLQESLDELIQYGQITPQLAVRVLIQFDKSINAALSNRVKSRVTFKAAKLNTYRFCDNVWTLMLNEVEFREVHEFAKVDKVKIVACDGKNVAATDEPGR